In Polaribacter sp. L3A8, a genomic segment contains:
- a CDS encoding ABC transporter ATP-binding protein has product MSSNNVIEVEGLTKTFGDFTAVNAISFEVEKGEIFGFLGANGAGKTTAMKMLIGISKPTSGAAKVAGFDVYTHAEDIKKNIGYMSQKFALYDDLTVKENITFFGGIYGLSRKIIKEKSEILIAELGLESVAKKLVGSLPLGWKQKLSFSVSLLHDPKIVFLDEPTGGVDPITRRQFWELIYKAAHQGTTVFVTTHYMDEAEYCDRVSIMVNGKIEALDTPKKLKEQFKVDNMNDVFLKLARG; this is encoded by the coding sequence ATGAGTAGTAACAATGTTATAGAAGTAGAAGGGTTAACCAAAACATTTGGAGATTTTACTGCTGTGAATGCTATTTCTTTTGAAGTTGAAAAAGGAGAGATTTTTGGTTTTTTAGGTGCAAATGGAGCAGGTAAAACAACGGCTATGAAAATGCTGATTGGTATTTCTAAGCCAACTTCTGGAGCTGCAAAAGTTGCTGGTTTTGATGTATACACACATGCCGAAGATATTAAAAAAAACATTGGTTATATGAGTCAGAAATTTGCTTTGTATGACGATTTAACGGTGAAAGAAAACATTACTTTTTTTGGTGGAATTTACGGTTTGTCTAGAAAAATAATCAAAGAAAAATCTGAAATTTTAATAGCAGAATTAGGCTTAGAAAGTGTTGCTAAAAAATTAGTAGGTTCATTACCGTTGGGTTGGAAACAAAAATTATCGTTTTCTGTGTCTTTGCTTCACGATCCAAAAATTGTGTTTTTAGACGAACCCACAGGTGGCGTAGATCCGATTACAAGGCGTCAGTTTTGGGAATTGATTTACAAAGCTGCCCATCAAGGAACCACCGTTTTTGTAACGACACATTATATGGATGAAGCAGAATATTGCGATCGTGTTTCCATAATGGTAAACGGAAAAATAGAAGCTTTAGATACTCCGAAGAAATTGAAAGAACAATTTAAGGTTGATAATATGAATGACGTGTTTTTAAAATTGGCTAGAGGATGA
- a CDS encoding GxxExxY protein yields MEEKTENEISYIIRGAIFKVYNELGPGLLESVYETVLSYELENEGLSAKRQVILPIFYDDIKLDNGYRLDLLVNDKVIIEIKSVEKLAKVHHKQVLTYLKLSGLKLGILVNFNEDNITKGIFRKVNGL; encoded by the coding sequence ATGGAAGAAAAAACAGAAAATGAAATATCTTATATAATTAGAGGAGCAATTTTTAAGGTCTATAATGAATTAGGTCCAGGTTTGTTAGAATCAGTTTACGAAACTGTTTTATCCTACGAATTAGAAAATGAAGGTTTATCCGCTAAAAGACAAGTAATATTACCAATATTTTATGATGACATTAAACTCGATAATGGTTATAGATTAGATTTATTAGTAAATGATAAGGTAATAATAGAAATAAAATCTGTAGAAAAATTAGCAAAAGTACATCATAAACAAGTACTTACTTATTTAAAACTATCAGGTTTAAAATTAGGAATATTAGTCAATTTTAATGAAGACAATATCACAAAAGGTATTTTTAGAAAAGTAAATGGATTATAA
- a CDS encoding ABC transporter permease yields the protein MKRFIGFIKKEFYHIFRDRRSLFILFGMPIAQIMLFGFAITNEINNVDIAILDHSKDATTAEIIHKIAASKYFSIKQIIEKEADIETIFKKGHVKAVLNFEKDFSKNLLKENKATIQIITDATDPNTANTISNFVNAILQKYQKELNKDITIAYQIIPETRMVYNPELKSVYMFVPGVMTIILMLVSAMMTSISITKEKELGTMEILLVSPLKPFQVIIGKVFPYIFLSIINAIVIVLLSIFIFKMPVQGSFLLLGLESVLFIISALALGILISTISATQQTAMMISLMGLMLPVILLSGFIFPITSMPLPLQIISNIIPAKWFIIIIKGIMLKGVGIEYVWKETLILLGMTVFFIALSVKKYKIRLE from the coding sequence ATGAAAAGATTTATAGGCTTCATAAAAAAAGAATTTTACCATATTTTTAGGGATAGACGCTCGTTGTTTATTCTCTTCGGGATGCCAATTGCTCAAATTATGCTATTTGGTTTTGCAATTACCAACGAAATCAATAATGTAGATATTGCTATTTTAGATCACTCTAAAGATGCAACTACAGCAGAAATTATTCATAAAATTGCTGCTTCAAAATATTTTAGTATCAAACAAATTATAGAAAAAGAAGCTGATATAGAAACTATCTTTAAAAAAGGACATGTAAAAGCTGTTTTAAACTTTGAAAAAGACTTTAGTAAAAACCTTTTGAAAGAAAATAAAGCAACTATTCAAATTATTACGGATGCTACAGATCCTAACACTGCCAATACCATCAGCAATTTTGTAAATGCAATACTTCAAAAATATCAGAAGGAATTAAATAAAGACATTACAATTGCCTATCAAATTATACCAGAAACACGTATGGTTTACAATCCAGAATTAAAAAGTGTGTATATGTTTGTTCCTGGAGTTATGACTATTATTTTAATGCTGGTTTCTGCAATGATGACTTCTATTTCAATTACCAAAGAAAAGGAATTAGGAACCATGGAAATACTTTTAGTATCGCCTTTAAAACCATTTCAAGTAATCATCGGTAAGGTATTTCCTTATATTTTTCTGTCTATTATTAATGCTATTGTAATTGTCTTGCTAAGTATTTTTATATTTAAAATGCCTGTTCAGGGAAGCTTTTTGCTCTTAGGTTTAGAAAGTGTTTTATTTATTATTTCAGCTTTGGCTTTAGGTATTCTAATTTCAACAATTTCGGCAACACAGCAAACTGCCATGATGATTTCTTTAATGGGGTTAATGCTACCTGTAATTTTATTATCTGGCTTTATATTTCCTATAACAAGCATGCCTTTACCGTTACAAATTATTAGTAACATTATTCCTGCAAAATGGTTTATCATCATCATAAAAGGCATTATGCTTAAAGGTGTTGGAATTGAATATGTTTGGAAAGAAACTTTAATTTTATTAGGAATGACAGTGTTTTTTATTGCATTAAGTGTTAAGAAATATAAAATTAGGTTAGAGTAA
- a CDS encoding ABC transporter permease, which produces MKTILYIIQKEFKQIFRNKGMLPIIFVLPLLQLVILSNAATFEVKNIKFGYIDNDHTATSRALIEKFNASTYFNVLTDFPSEALASSAMLKGEVDVLLQIPHYFERDLQKEKYNKLGVTLNAIDGAAAGVENVYVTQIVQRFNQHLKIDLVQISDKQIQPVSIETIPLFWYNKTLNYKTFMVPGILVLLVTMITLFLSGMNVVREKEIGTLEQINVTPIKKSQFIIGKLFPFWVIGMGLLTVGLILAKVIFNVPMIGSLPLMYLYTSIYILVILGIGLFISNFTDTQQQAMFIAWFFTVIFILMSGLFTPIESMPKWAQVVTEFNPIKYFVEVMRMVMLKGSGFTDIFPQLLKTLFYAVIMNGLAVWSYKKTN; this is translated from the coding sequence ATGAAAACAATTCTATACATTATACAAAAGGAGTTTAAGCAAATCTTTAGAAATAAGGGGATGCTTCCAATTATTTTTGTTTTACCATTACTGCAACTGGTTATTTTATCTAATGCGGCTACTTTTGAAGTAAAGAATATTAAATTTGGTTATATAGATAATGATCATACAGCAACTTCAAGAGCATTAATAGAAAAATTTAATGCTTCTACCTATTTTAATGTATTAACAGATTTCCCTTCAGAAGCATTGGCTAGTTCTGCGATGCTAAAAGGCGAGGTAGATGTCCTTTTACAAATTCCACACTATTTTGAACGAGATTTACAAAAAGAAAAATACAATAAATTAGGGGTTACACTTAATGCCATTGATGGTGCAGCAGCTGGAGTAGAAAATGTATATGTAACTCAGATTGTACAACGTTTTAATCAACATTTAAAAATAGATCTTGTACAAATTTCAGACAAACAAATACAACCTGTTAGCATAGAAACGATCCCTTTATTTTGGTATAATAAAACATTGAACTATAAAACATTTATGGTTCCCGGAATACTTGTTTTATTGGTAACTATGATTACTTTGTTTTTATCAGGAATGAATGTTGTTCGCGAAAAAGAAATAGGAACCTTAGAGCAAATAAATGTAACTCCAATTAAAAAGAGTCAGTTTATAATTGGTAAACTTTTTCCGTTTTGGGTTATTGGAATGGGCTTATTAACGGTTGGACTAATTTTAGCAAAAGTTATTTTTAACGTCCCTATGATTGGTAGTTTACCACTTATGTACTTATACACGTCTATTTATATTTTGGTGATTTTAGGCATTGGGTTATTCATTTCTAATTTTACAGACACACAGCAACAAGCCATGTTTATTGCTTGGTTTTTTACCGTTATCTTTATTTTAATGAGCGGTTTGTTTACCCCCATAGAAAGTATGCCAAAATGGGCGCAAGTGGTTACTGAGTTTAACCCCATAAAATATTTTGTTGAGGTAATGCGTATGGTCATGTTAAAAGGTTCTGGTTTTACAGATATTTTTCCGCAGTTATTAAAAACGTTGTTTTATGCTGTAATTATGAATGGTTTAGCTGTTTGGAGTTATAAGAAAACAAACTAA
- a CDS encoding TolC family protein, translating into MKNTLYLTLLSLFANTLFMQAQEIKPISKAEVLAIVAEKNTTIKISEEAFNAAKGDYKQTNAVFLPNITASHTGISTTNPLMSFGSKLNQEILTQNDFNPTLLNDPTTTRNFATKVEIQQPLINLDGFYQRKAAKSKMAAMSLKTERTQDYLVFEVEKAYMQLQLAYKGVAVLKKALEAANANKEMADNSFKQGVLQRADVLNVEIRVTEVKNQLQMAKSNVQNASNYLSFLMNDESDVLYQPTESLVVASFNVDNKTISENRADIKAMHLASKAYEAMNKADKMAFLPRLNAFGSYEMYDNKVFQGDANGYLIGAQLSWDIFQGSKRFGKAQKSKAEFEKSKLEYNQYVSKSNLELNKVKRQLVDAKNRLELTDLAVKQSKESLRIRKNRFKEGLEKTSDLLLAETQFAQKQLEYYQTIYQYNFTQSYLNFLTKK; encoded by the coding sequence ATGAAAAATACACTATACTTAACCCTACTTTCTTTGTTTGCAAATACATTGTTTATGCAAGCACAAGAAATAAAACCAATTTCAAAAGCAGAAGTCTTAGCTATTGTTGCAGAAAAAAATACAACAATTAAAATTTCTGAAGAAGCATTTAATGCTGCAAAGGGAGATTATAAGCAAACAAATGCGGTGTTTTTACCAAACATAACTGCAAGTCATACCGGGATTTCAACAACAAATCCATTAATGTCTTTTGGTTCTAAATTAAATCAGGAAATATTAACTCAAAATGATTTTAATCCTACACTATTAAATGACCCAACAACAACTAGAAATTTTGCAACGAAAGTAGAAATTCAGCAACCATTAATTAATTTAGATGGTTTCTATCAAAGAAAAGCTGCAAAATCTAAAATGGCAGCAATGTCTTTAAAAACAGAACGTACACAAGATTATTTGGTTTTTGAAGTTGAAAAAGCCTACATGCAATTGCAATTGGCTTATAAAGGTGTTGCTGTTTTAAAAAAAGCCTTAGAGGCTGCAAATGCTAATAAAGAAATGGCAGATAATAGTTTTAAACAAGGGGTTTTACAGCGAGCTGATGTTTTAAATGTAGAAATAAGAGTTACAGAAGTTAAAAATCAATTGCAAATGGCAAAAAGTAATGTGCAAAATGCCTCTAATTATCTATCATTTTTAATGAATGATGAAAGCGATGTTTTATATCAGCCAACAGAAAGTTTAGTTGTTGCTAGTTTTAATGTTGATAACAAAACAATTTCTGAAAATAGAGCAGATATAAAAGCGATGCATTTGGCTTCTAAAGCATACGAAGCAATGAATAAAGCAGATAAAATGGCTTTTCTACCTCGTTTAAATGCCTTTGGAAGTTATGAAATGTATGACAATAAAGTTTTTCAGGGTGATGCTAACGGATATTTAATTGGTGCTCAACTAAGTTGGGATATTTTTCAGGGTTCTAAACGTTTTGGAAAAGCACAGAAAAGTAAAGCCGAATTTGAAAAATCTAAGTTAGAATACAATCAATATGTATCTAAAAGTAATTTAGAATTGAATAAAGTAAAGCGCCAATTGGTTGATGCAAAAAACAGATTAGAGTTAACGGATTTAGCTGTTAAACAATCTAAAGAATCTTTAAGAATAAGAAAAAATAGATTTAAAGAAGGCTTAGAAAAAACGTCTGATTTATTATTGGCAGAAACTCAATTTGCACAAAAGCAACTAGAATATTATCAAACAATTTACCAATATAATTTTACACAGTCTTATTTAAATTTTCTAACAAAGAAATAA
- a CDS encoding efflux RND transporter periplasmic adaptor subunit produces the protein MKKYIHIIALFTASLIMTSCGSEEKKGAIDTAPAIKVTVSKVAINNNSPFLSASGKIQASNSADLSTRMMGYVKKVHVNVGDKVRKGQLLVSINNTDLQAKKGQVNAGITQAKTTFKNAEKNYKRFKNLYESKSVTQKEMDDMTANYQMAKAGLEAANQMKNEINAQFAYSNITAPFSGVVTSKNIETGDMANPGMPLISLEAPDEFEVIAMVPETEISQIKKGTTVNILVKSMDKILTGNVTEVSISAKNTGGQYLVKINLEKTAVPILSGMFATVQFPVERKVKSELVLIPTQAIIENGQLSGIYTVSETNTAMLRWLRLGRTFGDKVEVLSGLNADESYIVSADGKLFNGAKISVQ, from the coding sequence ATGAAAAAATACATACACATAATAGCATTATTTACAGCATCATTAATAATGACGAGTTGTGGAAGTGAAGAAAAAAAAGGGGCAATAGACACCGCACCTGCAATTAAAGTTACAGTAAGCAAAGTTGCTATAAATAATAACAGTCCGTTTTTGTCTGCAAGTGGAAAAATTCAAGCATCTAACAGTGCAGATTTAAGCACAAGAATGATGGGGTACGTTAAAAAAGTACACGTAAATGTGGGCGATAAAGTTAGAAAAGGTCAATTATTAGTTTCGATTAATAACACGGATTTACAAGCTAAAAAAGGGCAAGTAAATGCTGGCATTACACAAGCTAAAACTACTTTTAAGAATGCTGAAAAAAATTACAAACGTTTTAAAAATTTATATGAAAGTAAGAGTGTTACTCAGAAAGAAATGGATGACATGACAGCTAATTATCAAATGGCAAAAGCAGGTTTAGAAGCTGCCAACCAAATGAAAAACGAAATTAACGCTCAGTTTGCATATTCTAATATTACAGCTCCTTTTAGTGGTGTTGTTACTAGTAAAAATATAGAAACAGGAGATATGGCAAACCCAGGTATGCCTTTAATTAGTTTAGAAGCTCCTGATGAGTTTGAAGTAATTGCGATGGTTCCTGAAACAGAGATCTCACAAATTAAAAAAGGAACAACTGTAAATATTTTGGTGAAATCTATGGATAAAATATTAACAGGTAACGTTACGGAAGTAAGTATTTCTGCTAAAAATACAGGCGGACAATATTTAGTGAAAATAAATTTAGAGAAAACTGCGGTACCTATTTTATCTGGCATGTTTGCTACGGTACAGTTTCCGGTAGAAAGAAAAGTAAAATCGGAATTGGTTTTAATTCCTACACAAGCAATTATAGAAAACGGACAATTATCTGGTATTTATACGGTAAGTGAAACTAATACAGCTATGTTACGTTGGTTGCGTTTAGGAAGAACTTTTGGTGATAAAGTAGAGGTTTTATCTGGCTTAAATGCCGATGAATCTTACATTGTTTCTGCTGATGGAAAGTTATTTAACGGAGCTAAAATAAGTGTTCAGTAA
- a CDS encoding efflux RND transporter permease subunit has translation MKEGLAGKIAKVFIGSKLTVLLMIVFMVVGVYASFLIPREEEPQIDVPMADIFVGYPGASPTEVESRVVKPLEKLISNIKGVEYVYSTSMNEKAMVIVQFYVGEDIERSFVKLYNEINKHMDQMPAGVTFPLVKTRAIDDVPMLGLTLWSENYSDYQLSQMAQELESEIKKVNDVSITDKIGGRNRQLRVVLDKDKLAASGLDFLSVSEMIKANNTQLSAGSFDKSDSEFLVKTGKFLASAKDVENLVVGVQQNRPIYLKQIASIVDGPEIPQNYVSLGFGKASEKANTYKSEYPAVTISVAKRKGADAMKIAEVILTKVNHLRTTLIPDDVHVEITRNYGETASHKVSELLWHLIGSIFAVTLVVMLAMGWRGGLVVFLSVPITFALTLLSYYMMDYTLNRITLFALVFVTGIVVDDSIIIAENMHRHFKMKRLPFKQAALYAINEVGNPTILATFTVIASVLPMAFVSGLMGPYMAPMPIGASIAMILSLFVALTITPYLGYIFLKEKDKKDVEEKPEKPLEETFIYKIYNKFERPLLENGKKRWLFLGGTFVLLMATMVLFFTKSVAVKMLPFDNKNEFQVVIDMPEGTTLERTGVVTQEIAQYLATRPEVVNYQNYIGTSAPITFNGLVRHYDLRGGSNMADIQVNLIDKEERTIQSHGIAKLLRPEIQKIAKKYNANVKLVEVPPGPPVLSTIVAEVYGPDYNEQIKIANSVQNILKNTEDVVDIDWMVEDDQTEYQFNINKEKAMLYGVAPQQIAYTMNMALSNRAITTLYDEDAVSQVGLVLALDEKEKSTISDISQLKVKSKQGNLVPIADLVEIKENIAAKSIYRKNQKRVVYVVADMAGELESPAYAILGMEEKLNKITLPEGYKLDEMYLGQPEFEDNYTVKWDGEWQITLEVFRDLGIAFLGAIILIYILIVGWFQNFKAPIVMMVAIPLSLIGIVLGHWIMGAFFTATSFIGMIALAGIMVRNSVLLIDFINLRTDEGIPLKQACIEAGAVRTTPILLTAGTVVIGAFVILFDPIFQGLAISLMGGTIVSTVLTLLVVPLVYYMIEKKNYK, from the coding sequence ATGAAAGAAGGTTTAGCAGGGAAAATTGCAAAAGTCTTTATTGGATCAAAATTAACCGTGTTGCTAATGATCGTTTTTATGGTGGTTGGTGTGTACGCTTCTTTTTTGATTCCGAGAGAAGAAGAGCCGCAAATTGATGTGCCTATGGCAGATATTTTTGTGGGATATCCAGGTGCGAGTCCTACAGAAGTAGAATCGCGCGTGGTAAAACCTTTAGAAAAATTAATCTCGAATATTAAAGGTGTAGAGTATGTGTATTCTACGTCTATGAACGAGAAAGCAATGGTAATTGTGCAGTTTTATGTGGGCGAAGATATTGAGCGTTCTTTTGTAAAGTTATACAATGAAATTAACAAGCACATGGATCAAATGCCTGCTGGTGTTACGTTTCCGTTGGTTAAAACGCGTGCTATTGATGATGTGCCAATGTTGGGGTTAACGTTGTGGAGTGAAAACTACAGCGATTATCAGTTAAGCCAAATGGCGCAAGAGTTAGAAAGTGAAATTAAAAAGGTAAATGATGTTTCTATTACCGATAAAATAGGAGGAAGAAACCGTCAGTTACGTGTGGTTTTAGATAAAGATAAGTTGGCTGCAAGCGGATTGGATTTTTTATCGGTTTCTGAAATGATAAAAGCCAATAACACACAATTAAGTGCAGGAAGTTTTGATAAAAGTGATTCAGAATTTTTAGTAAAAACGGGTAAGTTTTTAGCTTCTGCAAAAGATGTAGAAAACTTAGTGGTTGGTGTACAGCAAAATAGACCAATTTATTTAAAACAAATTGCAAGTATTGTTGATGGACCAGAAATTCCACAGAATTATGTGTCTTTAGGTTTTGGAAAAGCGAGTGAAAAAGCCAATACTTATAAATCTGAATATCCGGCAGTAACTATTTCTGTTGCTAAAAGAAAAGGAGCTGATGCTATGAAAATTGCTGAGGTTATTTTAACAAAAGTAAATCATTTACGTACCACTTTAATTCCGGATGATGTACATGTAGAAATTACTAGAAATTACGGAGAAACCGCTTCTCATAAAGTGTCTGAACTGTTGTGGCATTTGATTGGTTCTATCTTTGCAGTTACTTTGGTTGTTATGTTGGCAATGGGCTGGCGTGGTGGTTTAGTAGTGTTTTTATCTGTGCCCATTACGTTTGCATTAACGTTGTTAAGTTATTACATGATGGATTATACGCTAAACAGAATTACGTTGTTTGCGTTGGTTTTTGTTACTGGTATTGTGGTAGATGACTCGATTATTATTGCAGAAAATATGCACAGGCATTTTAAAATGAAACGACTGCCTTTTAAACAAGCTGCTTTGTATGCAATTAACGAAGTAGGTAACCCAACAATTTTAGCAACATTTACAGTAATTGCTTCTGTTTTACCAATGGCTTTTGTGTCTGGTTTAATGGGGCCTTATATGGCGCCAATGCCAATTGGAGCATCAATAGCAATGATTTTATCATTATTTGTAGCTTTAACAATTACGCCTTATTTAGGATATATTTTCTTAAAAGAGAAAGATAAAAAAGACGTTGAAGAAAAACCAGAAAAACCTTTAGAAGAAACCTTTATTTATAAAATTTATAACAAATTTGAAAGACCGTTGTTAGAAAACGGAAAGAAACGTTGGTTGTTTTTAGGCGGAACATTTGTTTTATTGATGGCAACAATGGTGTTGTTTTTTACAAAATCGGTTGCCGTAAAAATGTTGCCTTTTGATAACAAAAATGAGTTTCAGGTAGTAATTGATATGCCAGAAGGCACTACTTTAGAACGTACAGGTGTTGTAACTCAAGAAATTGCACAGTATTTAGCAACTAGACCAGAAGTGGTTAATTATCAGAATTATATAGGTACTTCTGCACCGATTACTTTTAATGGTTTGGTACGTCATTACGATTTACGTGGAGGTTCTAATATGGCTGATATTCAGGTAAATTTAATAGATAAGGAAGAAAGAACTATTCAGAGTCACGGAATTGCAAAGTTATTAAGACCCGAAATTCAGAAAATAGCAAAGAAATACAATGCAAATGTAAAGTTAGTAGAGGTACCACCAGGACCACCAGTTTTATCTACTATTGTTGCTGAGGTTTATGGACCTGATTATAATGAGCAGATTAAGATAGCAAATAGCGTTCAGAATATTTTAAAGAATACAGAAGATGTTGTTGATATTGATTGGATGGTAGAAGATGATCAAACAGAATATCAATTTAATATTAATAAAGAAAAAGCCATGTTGTATGGTGTTGCACCACAACAAATTGCTTATACCATGAATATGGCTTTGTCTAACCGTGCTATTACTACTTTGTATGATGAAGATGCGGTGAGTCAAGTTGGGTTGGTATTAGCTTTAGATGAAAAAGAGAAATCTACCATTTCTGATATTTCTCAATTAAAAGTAAAATCTAAACAAGGTAATTTAGTGCCTATTGCAGATTTGGTAGAGATTAAAGAAAACATTGCTGCAAAAAGTATTTACAGAAAAAACCAAAAGCGTGTAGTTTATGTAGTGGCAGATATGGCAGGAGAATTAGAGAGTCCGGCATACGCAATTTTAGGAATGGAAGAAAAATTAAATAAGATAACACTTCCTGAAGGATATAAATTGGATGAAATGTATTTGGGGCAGCCAGAATTTGAAGATAATTATACCGTGAAATGGGATGGAGAATGGCAAATTACTTTAGAGGTTTTTAGAGATTTAGGAATCGCCTTTTTAGGTGCTATTATTTTAATTTATATTTTAATTGTTGGATGGTTTCAAAACTTTAAAGCACCCATTGTAATGATGGTTGCCATACCGTTATCATTAATAGGAATTGTTTTAGGACACTGGATTATGGGCGCATTTTTTACAGCAACTTCTTTTATTGGAATGATTGCACTGGCAGGAATTATGGTTCGGAATTCTGTTTTATTGATAGATTTTATCAACTTAAGAACAGATGAAGGCATTCCTTTAAAACAAGCTTGTATTGAGGCAGGAGCAGTAAGAACAACACCAATTTTATTAACTGCCGGAACCGTAGTTATAGGAGCATTTGTTATTTTGTTTGATCCTATCTTTCAAGGACTAGCCATATCATTAATGGGAGGAACTATTGTTTCTACAGTATTAACGTTATTGGTTGTGCCTTTAGTTTACTATATGATAGAGAAGAAAAATTATAAATAA
- a CDS encoding YgaP family membrane protein has product MLNKYFRVIVGVMVLLSVVLSVYVSQNWMWFTVFIGVNLIQSAFTKWCLLETILVKLGVKK; this is encoded by the coding sequence ATGTTAAACAAATATTTTAGAGTAATTGTAGGAGTAATGGTTTTATTAAGTGTGGTGCTTTCGGTTTACGTAAGCCAAAACTGGATGTGGTTTACCGTTTTTATAGGGGTGAATTTAATTCAGTCTGCATTTACAAAATGGTGTTTGTTAGAAACCATTTTAGTGAAATTAGGAGTTAAAAAATAA
- a CDS encoding YihY/virulence factor BrkB family protein, with protein sequence MTKQKDKIKFKLKHLPELLITSAKSWFNDDPFNKAAIIAYYAILSLPALIIIIFNLVGSIWGKEIVEGQILNEISNAIGTETANTIKGMMVNDGDKKTSFFTTIIGIATLIYGSTGVFFQIQNILDSIWNAKPRFKNGVLETIFVRLKSFGFILIIVFLLLISLVLTSLLSTFGENLKNIISSDLVNSIFTLDIFISLASIYFVFAAMFKILPNANVPWRAVRIGALLTSILFVVGKYLLAIYFSELEPGSTYGAAGSIILIMLWVSYTSLILFYGAHFTRTYSIKYLLKQPEKIIE encoded by the coding sequence ATGACAAAGCAAAAAGATAAAATTAAATTCAAACTAAAACATTTGCCCGAATTATTAATAACAAGTGCAAAATCTTGGTTTAATGATGACCCTTTTAATAAAGCTGCAATTATTGCTTATTATGCAATACTCTCTTTACCTGCGCTTATAATAATCATTTTTAACCTAGTTGGCTCTATTTGGGGAAAAGAAATTGTAGAAGGACAAATTTTAAACGAAATATCGAACGCTATTGGTACAGAAACAGCAAATACAATAAAAGGAATGATGGTTAATGATGGAGATAAAAAAACTTCATTTTTTACAACAATAATTGGAATTGCAACTTTAATATACGGTTCTACAGGTGTATTTTTTCAAATACAAAATATTTTAGATTCCATTTGGAATGCTAAACCTAGGTTTAAAAATGGTGTTTTAGAAACTATTTTTGTAAGATTAAAAAGTTTTGGTTTTATCCTTATTATTGTGTTCTTACTATTAATAAGCCTCGTCTTAACTTCACTACTAAGTACTTTTGGAGAAAATTTAAAAAATATTATTTCTAGTGATTTAGTGAATTCTATTTTTACGTTGGATATTTTTATTTCTTTAGCTTCTATTTATTTTGTTTTTGCAGCTATGTTTAAAATTTTACCAAATGCAAATGTACCATGGAGAGCTGTTAGAATTGGTGCTTTATTAACATCTATTCTTTTTGTTGTTGGTAAATATTTACTTGCAATTTATTTTAGCGAACTAGAACCAGGTTCTACTTATGGTGCTGCGGGCTCAATAATTTTAATAATGTTATGGGTTTCTTACACAAGCTTAATTCTCTTTTATGGAGCACATTTTACAAGAACTTATTCTATAAAATATCTTTTAAAACAACCAGAAAAAATTATCGAATAA